AAAAAATGTAAATATAGTTTTACGAAGCCAAAACCATGTCTGTAATAGTATAAAACACTGGAAAAGTTGCAAAAAAACAGGAGACAGCCTTATCTTTGCCCTGCTTCTCACAAAAATATGCTGCAGACGAAAAATCAACTGAACAGGTTTAACAGACTTTTCATATTAAATAAATGTTTATGATCAATAAAGAAGTACAGCCGCAGAACAGAAATTATACTGTTCCGCTGATCACCATCACCCTGCTTTTTTTCATGTGGGGATTTATTACCTGCATGAATGATATTCTCATTCCGTATCTAAAGCAGCTTTTTAAACTTACCTTTTTCGAATCGATGCTGGTACAGTTCTGTTTTTTCGGAGCTTATTTTATCGGATCATTGATTTATTTCCTGATTTCCATTTCCAAAGGAGATCCCATTAACAAGTTAGGGTATAAAAAAGGTATTTTATTCGGGATACTTCTGGCAGCTTTAGGCTGTGTATTATTTTATCCGGCCGCTACTTTTTCCTATTATCCACTATTTCTTGGGGCTTTATTTATTCTCGGACTAGGGTTTACAGTCCTCCAGATCACGGCCAACGCTTATGTATCTTTATTAGGAAGTGAAGAATCGGCGTCCAGTCGTCTGAATATGACTCAGGCCTTCAATGCATTCGGAACAACGATCGCTCCGGTACTTGGAGGACACCTGATCTTTGAGTTTTTCTCAGCTCCGGATGGTTCATTCAGTGCCGTAGCCACAAGAATTCCTTACCTGATCTTTGCAGGAATACTGCTTTTGGTAGGTCTGCTGATCTCCAGAGTAAAGCTGCCTTCTTTCCAAATGGGAGAAGAAGAGATTGTAAAAGGCTGGGGAGCATTGGAATTCAGTCATCTGAAATTTGGTGTTTTTGCCATGTTCTGCTATGTTGGCGGTGAAGTAGCTGTTGGAAGTTTTATCATCAGCTTTCTGGAACAGCCTCAAATCATGGGCTTTAATGAAGTGGTCAGTAAAAATTATCTGGCTTTATATTGGGGTGGTGCCATGATCGGGCGTTTTCTTGGCGCTATTTCTTTGAATCAATCATTAAGTCAGGAGAAAAAAGCCTTTTATATGCTGGCAGCAGCGGCAGCAGTATTCCTGGTGATTTTCAGTATTGTCAATCTGAGTTTTGCACAGATCAGTTTCTTCCTGGTATTCATTGTTCTTAATTTCATTGCTTTCTTTGTTGGTAAAGCAGCTCCTGCAAGAACACTTTCCATATTTGCATCAGTGAATGTCCTTCTGCTGATCTCTGCCATGGTGAACCACGGTGAGCTGGCGATGTACAGTATTTTAGGAATAGGAATTTTCAACTCCATTATGTTTTCCAATATTTACACTCTGGCCATTTCAGGATTAGGAAAATATACCAGCCAGGGATCATCTTTAGTGGTTATGGCCATTCTGGGAGGTGCTATCGTTCCAATTCTTCAGGGATACCTTGCTGATCAGTTCGGAGTGCAGCATTCATTTATTATTCCGGTATTCTGTTATCTGGTTATTCT
This region of Chryseobacterium vaccae genomic DNA includes:
- a CDS encoding sugar MFS transporter; protein product: MINKEVQPQNRNYTVPLITITLLFFMWGFITCMNDILIPYLKQLFKLTFFESMLVQFCFFGAYFIGSLIYFLISISKGDPINKLGYKKGILFGILLAALGCVLFYPAATFSYYPLFLGALFILGLGFTVLQITANAYVSLLGSEESASSRLNMTQAFNAFGTTIAPVLGGHLIFEFFSAPDGSFSAVATRIPYLIFAGILLLVGLLISRVKLPSFQMGEEEIVKGWGALEFSHLKFGVFAMFCYVGGEVAVGSFIISFLEQPQIMGFNEVVSKNYLALYWGGAMIGRFLGAISLNQSLSQEKKAFYMLAAAAAVFLVIFSIVNLSFAQISFFLVFIVLNFIAFFVGKAAPARTLSIFASVNVLLLISAMVNHGELAMYSILGIGIFNSIMFSNIYTLAISGLGKYTSQGSSLVVMAILGGAIVPILQGYLADQFGVQHSFIIPVFCYLVILVFGIYCTKYLGHVQSTEAKSGH